From a region of the Streptococcus ruminantium genome:
- a CDS encoding aminotransferase-like domain-containing protein yields the protein MNKYQAIVQDILSGIEQHRFRRGEKLPSIRSLSKHYQCSKDTVQKAMLELKYKNKIYAVEKSGYYIVEDRQFQDYAVELNPEAFQELPYEDFRVCLHESLIGRENYLFNYYHQQEGLAELISSVQSLLMDYHVYTQKDQLVITAGSQQALYILTQMNICSDKTDILLENPTYSRMVELIQHQGIPCQTIERDLDGIDLKRLEEIFQTGRIQFFYTIPRLHNPLGSTYDTATKTAILELAEKYDVYVIEDDYLADFDSNRSLPLHYLDTNNRVIYIKSFTPTLFPALRIGAVSLPKQLHNIFIKHKRLIDYDTNLIMQKALSLYIDNGMFSRNARHLQQIHHSQLADMKACLEKYSVNIPYCLSKKSVTFQLDKGSIIPAIQHQLAGMSYFSGREYDFLQMHYNTDFSSRLILLLNKLGMKKDI from the coding sequence ATGAACAAATACCAAGCTATCGTCCAAGATATTCTATCTGGAATTGAACAACATCGTTTTAGGCGTGGAGAAAAGCTTCCTTCTATTCGTAGCCTAAGTAAGCACTATCAATGTAGTAAAGATACCGTGCAGAAGGCCATGCTAGAGTTAAAGTATAAAAATAAGATTTATGCTGTTGAAAAAAGTGGCTACTATATCGTAGAAGATCGCCAGTTTCAAGATTATGCCGTGGAGCTAAATCCTGAAGCTTTTCAGGAATTACCCTACGAAGATTTTCGAGTTTGCCTACACGAAAGCCTAATCGGTCGAGAAAATTACCTGTTTAATTACTACCATCAACAAGAAGGCTTGGCTGAGTTGATTTCCTCTGTTCAAAGTCTTTTAATGGATTATCATGTCTATACTCAAAAAGACCAGCTAGTCATAACAGCTGGTAGCCAACAGGCTCTATATATTCTAACACAGATGAATATTTGTTCCGATAAAACAGATATTTTACTGGAAAACCCTACTTATTCTCGGATGGTAGAACTCATTCAACATCAGGGGATTCCCTGTCAGACTATTGAGCGAGATTTAGATGGAATTGACTTGAAGCGATTGGAAGAAATCTTCCAAACTGGGAGAATTCAATTCTTCTATACCATTCCTCGTTTACATAATCCGCTTGGCTCTACTTACGATACGGCAACAAAAACAGCTATTTTAGAGCTAGCTGAAAAGTACGATGTCTATGTGATTGAAGATGACTATTTAGCAGATTTCGATTCCAATCGTAGTCTTCCTCTGCATTATTTGGATACCAACAATCGAGTTATCTATATCAAGTCCTTTACTCCTACTCTCTTTCCTGCCCTGCGAATCGGTGCTGTTAGTCTACCGAAGCAACTGCATAATATCTTTATCAAGCATAAAAGATTGATTGACTATGACACAAACCTGATTATGCAAAAAGCACTTTCCCTCTATATTGATAACGGTATGTTTTCTCGTAATGCACGACATCTTCAACAAATACATCATTCCCAACTGGCTGATATGAAAGCTTGTTTAGAAAAATACTCCGTGAACATTCCTTATTGCCTCTCAAAGAAAAGCGTAACTTTCCAACTTGATAAGGGAAGTATCATACCTGCAATTCAACATCAGCTAGCAGGTATGAGTTATTTTTCTGGACGAGAATACGATTTTTTACAAATGCACTATAACACAGACTTTTCATCTCGATTGATTCTATTGTTGAACAAGCTGGGAATGAAAAAAGATATTTAA
- a CDS encoding DegV family protein, with protein MPKWKIVVDSGCDYRQLNHLAPDTEFISVPLTIQIGEQAFVDDANLDIDRMMEVMESSSSAAGSACPSPQAYQAAFEGAENIIVVTITGGLSGSFNAARVARDMYVEEHPEANIHLIDSLSAGGEMDLLVDEINRLIGTGMDFHQVVEAITHYRERSKLLFVLAKVDNLVKNGRLSKIVGAVVGLLNIRMVGEASSEGTLELLQKARGHKKSVIAAFEEMKKAGYRGGRIVMAHRNNAKFFQQFSELVKTTFPTAIIDEVATSGLCSFYAEDGGLLMGYEVE; from the coding sequence ATGCCAAAATGGAAAATTGTTGTAGATTCGGGCTGCGACTATCGTCAACTGAATCACTTAGCTCCTGACACTGAATTCATCAGCGTACCATTGACGATTCAAATAGGGGAACAAGCCTTCGTGGACGATGCAAATTTGGATATTGACCGAATGATGGAAGTTATGGAATCTTCATCCTCTGCAGCAGGTTCGGCCTGTCCAAGCCCACAAGCTTATCAGGCAGCTTTCGAGGGTGCGGAAAATATTATCGTTGTAACGATTACAGGTGGTTTGTCAGGTAGTTTCAATGCGGCTCGTGTGGCACGTGACATGTATGTTGAAGAACACCCAGAAGCTAATATTCACTTGATTGATAGCCTTTCTGCTGGTGGAGAGATGGATTTACTGGTTGATGAAATCAATCGCTTGATTGGGACAGGAATGGATTTTCATCAAGTAGTAGAGGCTATCACTCACTATAGGGAACGCAGCAAACTTCTTTTTGTCTTAGCTAAGGTGGACAATCTCGTAAAAAATGGTCGTCTCAGCAAGATTGTCGGTGCTGTCGTGGGGCTTCTCAATATCCGTATGGTTGGAGAAGCTAGCAGTGAGGGGACATTGGAATTACTTCAAAAAGCGCGTGGGCATAAAAAATCTGTCATAGCAGCCTTTGAGGAAATGAAAAAAGCTGGTTATAGGGGTGGTCGCATTGTAATGGCTCATCGTAATAATGCTAAATTCTTCCAACAGTTTTCAGAGTTGGTAAAAACTACTTTTCCAACAGCCATTATTGATGAAGTTGCAACTTCAGGATTGTGTAGTTTCTATGCAGAAGATGGTGGACTCTTGATGGGATATGAAGTTGAATAA